A single region of the Glycine max cultivar Williams 82 chromosome 20, Glycine_max_v4.0, whole genome shotgun sequence genome encodes:
- the LOC102660769 gene encoding ethylene-responsive transcription factor ERF118, with the protein MPESRKQPASRPKQKLHHHSLQESKAMRKLRIICDDPDATDSSEDETEKVQSPRRVKRNVSEISLPPLPPPFTTTPETSSCEVNSGKNATLKGFIEGQPQSKKRVLTHPPSTRRNTSGKFRGVRQRKWGKWAAEIRDPFQSTRIWLGTFNTAEEASQAYEARRLEFEAMAEAQAYKTSSVSEPLATISDNKSNCCNSSAAAISAAAVSAADVSVSEKFSTTFDDLEESVLSHNSPSSVLELDTLASKSLEKGNVSTEEAIEANDLVAELAGLEVPDVSLLNLLPPPSDSGGAAAAVSSGIEPNFGLDFDWLSFNDYGQGFDDFGGLEDIHIGGFDDNEPTELPDFDFGDFGADEFAGWIEEPLNIPCA; encoded by the coding sequence ATGCCCGAGTCTCGGAAACAACCGGCTTCTAGACCGAAGCAAAAGCTTCATCACCACTCCTTGCAAGAGTCCAAGGCGATGAGAAAACTTCGCATCATTTGCGACGATCCTGATGCTACTGATTCATCCGAAGATGAGACTGAGAAGGTTCAGAGCCCGAGAAGAGTTAAAAGAAACGTGTCTGAGATCTCTCTTCcccctcttcctccaccattcaCCACCACTCCTGAAACCAGCTCCTGTGAGGTGAATAGCGGCAAAAATGCAACATTGAAGGGTTTCATTGAAGGTCAACCCCAGAGTAAGAAGAGGGTTTTGACTCACCCCCCATCAACAAGGAGGAACACTTCTGGGAAATTCAGAGGTGTTAGGCAGAGAAAATGGGGTAAATGGGCTGCAGAGATTCGTGACCCCTTTCAGAGTACTCGTATATGGCTCGGCACTTTCAACACTGCAGAAGAGGCTTCCCAAGCCTACGAGGCCAGAAGGCTTGAGTTTGAGGCTATGGCAGAGGCTCAAGCTTACAAAACTAGTTCTGTTTCTGAACCTTTGGCTACAATTTCTGATAATAAGAGTAACTGCTGTAACTCTTCTGCCGCTGCTATCTCCGCCGCTGCCGTCTCCGCCGCTGATGTGTCTGTATCTGAGAAGTTTTCTACTACTTTTGATGACTTAGAAGAGAGTGTGTTGTCTCACAATTCACCATCCTCTGTGCTAGAGTTGGATACATTGGCTTCCAAATCCCTTGAGAAGGGTAATGTTTCAACCGAGGAAGCTATTGAGGCTAATGATTTGGTGGCTGAACTTGCAGGGTTAGAGGTACCAGATGTCAGTCTGTTAAACTTGTTACCACCACCATCTGATTCTGGTGGTGCAGCTGCTGCTGTTTCATCTGGGATTGAGCCAAACTTTGGGCTTGATTTTGATTGGCTATCGTTTAATGATTATGGACAAGGTTTTGATGATTTCGGTGGCTTGGAAGATATTCATATTGGTGGGTTTGATGACAATGAGCCTACTGAGCTTcctgattttgattttggtgaTTTTGGTGCTGATGAGTTTGCTGGTTGGATTGAGGAGCCCCTGAATATACCTTGTGCCTAA